A region of Myxococcus stipitatus DSM 14675 DNA encodes the following proteins:
- a CDS encoding helicase-related protein → MAESLLLGPLEPDETISSPPADTYLTGILWPEGETLDALEDDHDEGAPSREDGETDAGVPGYRTVRPCSLGLTFAAEADSTLMVSLAATARYALVEAEGVEEGRGARRWRRTPLDYRYEITPGVSRTWRTHDFVRSDGTSVHDPGVQLHVRRRVDGARQVVTVTLINKAKEGEASQRGVLCLFQTGLEVRAGDSMQGGAIFPRPVLPPAGADEDALSAALLYRDSVEYAVGHGVAAVWERSSGLRVGGVATSWLPASVVKGMSAKGHRLLDGFHRKHPDALKAAWLARSGERSEVTIALQAFVAVYGNWIAETLEGRVSGFDGLLQDAAETNLRRCKDARRRMADGVALLESHAHAWEAFALANAAMDRQSNHDAKGPRKGPLIWRPFQLAYMLMVLPGLVGPEYVDRDTVDLLWFPTGGGKTEAYLGLTAFQIFFRRLTDEQRRGRGGVDVLMRYTLRLLTVQQFQRAASLICACDAIRRETSKLGDAPISLGLYVGGDATPNRAADAQEALRQEHEGLKPRSTPRQLLDCPVCGRGLPPSSYTESAGRSGIDIRCGNTRCKTGGEPLPVLTVDDYIYAAPPSLLIGTIDKFAQLPRRNDLRTLFGLDGGLRPGLIIQDELHLISGPLGSMAGLYESVIDLLCTEDTLRPKVIGSTATIGQAARQVRALFDRPVLQFPPPGFDATDSFFAVQDEEGPDRLYLGVCSAGRSPKFALQAVAAALLQTTGHLKDGGSAPALLDPFWTAVLYFNSLRELGGAHVLLQDDIPRQMSFLATRLRGKRRALESDAIELSSRVPSRELPEYLAQLGIGLGGAATDPFAPVPRDVVLASNMISVGVDVSRLGLMVVNGQPKSTAEYIQASSRVGRGLHGLVVTLYNFGRPRDVSHFEHFLGYHGALYRGVEATSVTPWAPRARDKALHAVLAAAVRHLVAGMDDDEAARDFNPSDPEVRGVLSALQERARSASEGIEGDDTARDLEGIVREWAQRSQNARVGATDLLYWERKAPFGQTRPHLMTSAEEGARPGRAAWPTPNSMREVEPSTAFALRHLTRRK, encoded by the coding sequence TTGGCGGAGTCCCTGCTTCTCGGACCGCTGGAGCCCGACGAAACCATCTCCTCGCCGCCCGCGGACACATATCTGACCGGCATCCTCTGGCCGGAAGGCGAGACCCTGGATGCGCTGGAGGATGATCACGACGAAGGGGCTCCCTCTCGGGAGGATGGCGAGACGGATGCGGGTGTCCCTGGCTATCGCACGGTGCGGCCCTGTTCCTTGGGGCTGACCTTCGCCGCCGAGGCGGATTCCACCCTGATGGTTTCCCTGGCCGCGACGGCCCGGTATGCGCTTGTGGAGGCGGAGGGGGTAGAGGAGGGAAGGGGCGCGCGTCGCTGGCGTCGGACTCCTCTTGACTACCGCTACGAGATCACACCCGGCGTGAGCAGGACGTGGCGGACGCATGACTTCGTCAGGTCCGATGGGACTTCGGTCCACGATCCCGGTGTCCAGCTTCATGTGCGGAGGCGGGTGGACGGTGCGCGGCAGGTCGTGACAGTCACGTTGATCAACAAGGCGAAGGAAGGGGAGGCGAGTCAGAGGGGTGTGCTGTGCCTGTTCCAGACGGGCTTGGAGGTCCGGGCCGGAGATTCAATGCAGGGCGGAGCCATCTTCCCTCGTCCGGTGCTTCCTCCAGCAGGGGCGGACGAGGACGCTCTCTCTGCGGCGTTGTTGTACCGGGATTCGGTGGAGTATGCCGTCGGGCACGGGGTTGCCGCGGTGTGGGAGCGCTCGTCCGGTTTGCGCGTCGGCGGTGTTGCCACCTCATGGCTGCCCGCTTCCGTCGTGAAGGGAATGAGCGCCAAGGGGCATCGTCTCCTGGATGGATTCCATCGAAAGCATCCCGACGCACTCAAGGCGGCATGGCTGGCTCGGTCAGGGGAACGTTCCGAGGTCACGATTGCACTCCAGGCGTTCGTCGCGGTCTACGGCAACTGGATCGCTGAGACCCTGGAAGGTCGCGTGTCCGGTTTTGATGGCCTCCTCCAGGATGCGGCCGAAACCAATCTGCGGCGCTGCAAGGACGCTCGTCGGCGGATGGCGGATGGGGTGGCGCTCCTGGAGTCGCATGCGCATGCCTGGGAGGCCTTTGCCCTGGCGAACGCCGCGATGGATCGTCAGTCGAACCACGACGCCAAGGGCCCTCGAAAGGGGCCGCTGATCTGGAGACCATTCCAACTGGCGTACATGTTGATGGTCCTGCCCGGGCTTGTCGGGCCGGAGTATGTGGATCGCGATACGGTCGACCTGCTCTGGTTCCCGACGGGTGGCGGCAAGACCGAGGCGTATCTGGGGCTCACAGCGTTCCAGATCTTCTTCCGGCGACTCACCGATGAGCAGCGCCGCGGTCGTGGTGGCGTCGATGTCCTGATGCGCTACACGTTGCGACTCCTCACCGTGCAGCAATTCCAGCGCGCGGCGTCACTCATTTGCGCCTGCGATGCCATCCGACGGGAGACGAGCAAGCTCGGCGACGCGCCCATCTCCCTGGGGTTGTACGTCGGTGGCGATGCCACGCCGAACCGGGCTGCGGATGCGCAAGAGGCGTTGCGGCAAGAGCACGAAGGCCTGAAGCCGCGCTCCACGCCACGACAGCTCCTGGATTGCCCCGTCTGCGGTCGTGGTCTTCCTCCGTCGTCGTACACGGAATCTGCGGGTCGTTCCGGAATCGATATCCGCTGCGGCAATACCCGATGCAAGACCGGAGGTGAGCCGCTGCCGGTGCTCACCGTTGATGACTACATCTATGCGGCTCCTCCGAGCCTGTTGATCGGGACGATCGACAAGTTCGCGCAACTGCCACGACGCAACGACCTGCGGACGCTGTTCGGTCTTGATGGTGGCCTGCGGCCGGGACTCATCATCCAGGATGAACTTCACCTGATATCCGGACCGCTCGGCTCCATGGCCGGATTGTACGAGAGCGTCATCGATCTCCTCTGTACGGAGGACACGCTCCGGCCCAAGGTGATCGGTTCCACTGCGACGATCGGTCAAGCAGCACGACAGGTCCGCGCTCTCTTTGATCGGCCGGTCCTTCAGTTTCCACCCCCTGGCTTTGATGCAACGGACTCCTTCTTCGCGGTCCAGGATGAGGAGGGGCCTGATCGGCTCTACCTCGGTGTCTGTTCAGCGGGGCGAAGCCCGAAATTCGCCCTGCAGGCGGTCGCGGCCGCGCTGCTCCAGACCACAGGGCACTTGAAGGATGGAGGCAGCGCACCTGCACTGCTCGACCCGTTCTGGACGGCTGTGCTCTATTTCAACAGCTTGAGAGAGTTGGGGGGCGCCCACGTCCTGCTCCAGGACGACATCCCGCGACAGATGTCATTCCTCGCGACTCGCCTCCGTGGCAAGAGGCGGGCACTGGAGTCCGATGCCATCGAGCTGAGCAGTCGGGTTCCCTCGCGGGAGCTGCCTGAGTACCTGGCCCAGCTTGGAATCGGTCTCGGCGGGGCTGCCACAGATCCGTTCGCACCAGTGCCGCGTGACGTGGTTCTTGCCTCGAACATGATCTCTGTCGGTGTGGATGTGTCCCGACTCGGCTTGATGGTCGTGAACGGCCAGCCGAAATCGACCGCTGAGTACATCCAGGCGAGCAGCCGGGTCGGCCGAGGGCTTCATGGTCTCGTGGTGACGCTGTACAACTTCGGGCGCCCTCGGGACGTCTCCCATTTCGAGCACTTCCTGGGGTACCACGGTGCCCTCTACCGTGGCGTCGAGGCGACCAGCGTCACTCCGTGGGCGCCGCGAGCCCGGGACAAGGCGTTGCACGCGGTCCTCGCCGCTGCGGTCCGACACCTCGTGGCAGGCATGGATGATGACGAAGCGGCGAGGGACTTCAATCCGTCGGATCCAGAAGTCCGGGGGGTGCTCTCCGCGCTCCAGGAACGCGCACGCTCGGCGTCCGAGGGCATCGAAGGCGACGACACGGCCCGTGACCTGGAGGGGATCGTCCGGGAATGGGCACAGCGGAGCCAGAACGCACGTGTCGGGGCAACCGACCTCCTCTACTGGGAGCGGAAGGCCCCCTTCGGGCAGACCAGACCTCACCTCATGACATCGGCCGAGGAGGGGGCACGTCCCGGGCGGGCGGCCTGGCCGACGCCCAACTCCATGCGCGAGGTGGAGCCATCCACCGCGTTCGCGCTCCGCCACCTGACCAGGAGGAAGTGA
- a CDS encoding PD-(D/E)XK motif protein yields the protein MADVTAGRWDSLRQRRASQGLIVEPVATDFTDCLLGIAADGRLHFLVAVSRDPPSLPPDLQGIEVRLVENEGTWIDVSARGYHEELLTMLGNKIVFAIRVEGRDPATSVEATIHDLRAALRPVAQELGVGEQVGLFGELWVLSNILFPSLGARACHLWSGPLGERHDFVGDSVHIEVKTTTRSDERHEISRLDQLRSPVDKQLLLVSILLERSIAGTATIATLVDEVVVKLGMDGRAINVFESKLKNLGWNEGLRQTGSLLRFNLRDVHVFEVAGSFPRLPDDYVPPRGVTGIRYTIDVAARSSLSAAEVEALLQAM from the coding sequence ATGGCTGATGTCACGGCCGGGCGCTGGGACTCACTCCGACAGAGGCGTGCCTCCCAGGGCCTCATCGTCGAGCCGGTCGCGACAGACTTCACGGACTGTCTGTTGGGCATCGCGGCTGACGGCAGGCTTCACTTCCTGGTGGCAGTCTCCAGGGATCCTCCGAGCCTTCCCCCTGACCTCCAGGGCATTGAAGTCAGGCTCGTGGAGAACGAAGGCACGTGGATCGACGTCTCGGCTCGTGGCTACCACGAAGAGCTCCTCACGATGCTCGGGAACAAGATCGTCTTTGCCATTCGCGTCGAGGGGCGCGATCCCGCGACGTCCGTGGAGGCGACGATCCATGATCTGCGCGCTGCTCTCCGTCCCGTGGCCCAGGAACTTGGCGTGGGGGAGCAGGTGGGTTTGTTTGGTGAGTTGTGGGTCCTGTCGAACATCTTGTTCCCCTCACTCGGCGCGCGTGCGTGCCACCTCTGGAGCGGTCCGCTGGGGGAACGGCATGATTTCGTCGGAGACTCGGTCCACATCGAAGTAAAGACCACGACCCGGTCGGACGAGAGGCACGAGATCTCGCGTCTGGATCAGCTTCGATCTCCCGTCGACAAGCAACTCCTGCTCGTGAGCATCCTGCTCGAGCGGTCCATCGCGGGTACCGCCACCATCGCGACTCTGGTGGATGAAGTCGTCGTCAAGCTCGGGATGGACGGACGCGCGATCAATGTCTTCGAGTCCAAGCTGAAGAACCTCGGTTGGAACGAGGGCCTTCGCCAGACGGGATCACTGCTGCGCTTCAACCTCCGTGACGTCCATGTCTTCGAGGTGGCGGGGAGCTTTCCCCGGCTGCCTGACGACTATGTCCCTCCGCGTGGCGTGACAGGCATCAGGTATACCATTGACGTCGCAGCCCGCTCGTCGCTCAGTGCAGCCGAAGTGGAGGCACTGCTTCAGGCCATGTGA
- the drmB gene encoding DUF1998 domain-containing protein: MPSDAIEPLGTVRRSQLVSTFGIGAIIDLEKGSFMPMGLEDWERVTGLPSLSIGEPRLQSMLGVTHFRLGPVKEDLAGTSLVRARSAAPAVRFPEWHECPKCHRLGQEGSPFELAADGGRLVCGAHGGRAVNTTPVRFVVACRRGHLSDFPWEWWAHRDLPGGVCGAPSLYLGSHGRSASLADLYVRCAACETSGKQVRKSLGDAFGAAALSGWDCTGFRPWLHDRESGCDESIRALQRGASNVHFGVVCSALSIPPASEAVSLIVQELRALLDGVPEDLLPAVLTGVAQQNGVASVDQLLTAYRQLRTLETGGTSLTERLARAEEYAALSEAREDPVVGGVVPQFRNMALAPPPTLAHWFDLVGAASRLREVRALAGFSRIEPYPVSAERVSQAIGDGHVSPLSKTPRNWLPAAEIRGEGIFLRFRTRTVDDWMDANPGLHGRAAILEERSRVLASQRGYERDYTITPRLLLVHAFSHALIRQISVECGYSASALRERLYVAEKDAAGPGMNGVLIYTGSPDSEGSLGGLVRLADPGLLEPIILRTLLSVGWCGSDPVCLETDPQQSGDRVSGAACHCCLLLPETACEKFNRELDRAVLVGDSDKTFAGYFGKATEDL, encoded by the coding sequence GTGCCTTCGGACGCGATCGAACCCCTCGGAACCGTCCGGCGCTCCCAGCTCGTCTCGACCTTCGGAATCGGCGCGATCATCGACCTCGAGAAGGGCTCCTTCATGCCGATGGGCTTGGAGGATTGGGAGCGGGTGACCGGCCTCCCGTCGCTCAGCATCGGTGAACCGCGCCTTCAGTCGATGTTGGGCGTCACCCATTTCCGGCTGGGGCCAGTGAAGGAGGACCTGGCTGGCACGAGTCTGGTGCGTGCGCGAAGTGCCGCGCCCGCGGTTCGCTTCCCTGAATGGCACGAATGCCCGAAGTGCCACCGTCTTGGCCAGGAAGGCTCGCCGTTCGAGCTTGCTGCGGATGGGGGGAGGCTCGTCTGCGGGGCGCATGGTGGAAGGGCGGTCAACACGACGCCGGTCCGCTTCGTCGTCGCATGTCGTCGAGGGCATCTGAGCGACTTCCCCTGGGAGTGGTGGGCGCACCGCGATCTGCCTGGTGGAGTGTGTGGCGCTCCGAGCCTCTATCTGGGGTCACACGGCAGGTCTGCTTCGCTCGCAGACCTCTATGTGCGATGCGCCGCGTGCGAAACATCCGGCAAGCAGGTCCGCAAGTCGCTGGGGGATGCGTTCGGCGCCGCTGCCCTTTCCGGGTGGGATTGCACGGGATTTCGCCCCTGGCTCCATGACCGTGAGAGTGGGTGCGACGAGTCCATCCGTGCCCTGCAGCGTGGCGCCTCGAATGTTCATTTCGGAGTTGTCTGCTCCGCGCTCTCGATTCCGCCAGCCTCGGAGGCCGTCAGCCTCATCGTGCAGGAGCTGCGTGCCCTCCTGGACGGTGTACCCGAGGACCTGCTTCCTGCGGTGCTCACGGGAGTGGCACAGCAGAATGGTGTCGCGTCGGTAGATCAGCTCCTCACGGCCTACCGCCAGCTCCGGACGCTGGAAACCGGGGGGACCTCCCTGACGGAGCGTCTGGCCCGGGCGGAGGAGTATGCCGCGCTCTCCGAGGCGCGCGAGGATCCGGTCGTGGGCGGGGTGGTCCCGCAGTTCCGGAACATGGCGCTTGCGCCTCCGCCGACGCTCGCGCACTGGTTCGATCTGGTCGGGGCCGCCTCTCGGCTACGGGAGGTTCGTGCTCTGGCTGGTTTCTCCCGCATCGAGCCGTATCCCGTCAGCGCCGAGCGGGTGAGCCAGGCGATAGGAGACGGGCACGTCTCGCCATTGTCCAAGACGCCGCGCAACTGGCTGCCTGCGGCGGAGATCCGGGGCGAGGGCATCTTCCTCCGCTTCCGCACCAGAACGGTCGACGATTGGATGGACGCCAACCCCGGGTTGCATGGCCGTGCGGCGATCCTGGAAGAGCGGAGTCGGGTGCTCGCCAGCCAACGCGGTTACGAGCGTGACTACACCATCACGCCGCGTCTGCTGCTCGTCCACGCGTTCTCACATGCACTCATCCGGCAGATCAGCGTGGAATGCGGCTACTCTGCCTCCGCCCTTCGTGAGCGGCTCTATGTCGCCGAAAAGGATGCCGCCGGGCCGGGGATGAATGGGGTCTTGATCTATACCGGATCGCCGGATTCCGAGGGAAGTCTGGGAGGGCTCGTCCGGCTTGCCGACCCGGGACTGCTGGAGCCGATCATTCTTCGGACCCTTCTGAGTGTGGGTTGGTGCGGTAGCGATCCCGTGTGTCTGGAGACCGACCCACAGCAGTCAGGAGATCGGGTCAGCGGAGCGGCATGCCACTGCTGCTTGCTCCTTCCAGAAACCGCTTGCGAGAAATTCAATCGGGAGCTCGACCGGGCTGTCCTGGTCGGCGACTCGGACAAGACCTTCGCCGGCTACTTCGGCAAGGCAACGGAGGACCTGTAG
- a CDS encoding UvrD-helicase domain-containing protein, with translation MSTVKVVVRKSGQVIETVARPLREAEGGPAVVYRRRFWRYAAGSIDLDSRPLAPDEGNGRPAGSAQEERSEPRAVPATDDAGDREAIRTASAGVRMLVEAGPGTGKTEMAAQRIAGLIRAGLSPGQLLVLSFSRSAVRTLTRRLSRVAGPEDRVLEELRHVSIRTFDSWVFRMLRLLGGTPSALLAREHDANIAELTALIAGSRRDDVRALAGDRRHLIVDEFQDLPGVRGELVLALLELLAPPGHPGCGFTILGDPAQAIYGFAARNTAGAVFPGPAEYWKRVLSAYGAGLDVRTLRRNYRANAPLAGLSAKLRGVLLGPRPDEEKLRVIRESIAALPAPTQPIGPDWMLNGDAGNRAVLTRTNGEALRVMQKLFGSEVEGPMIPVRLRAGGHALLPPAWIATLLRRLRSPEPTRSQFTKIYAHVTGQGDMATHLKSLLPPEDVAWARLARASGAAEDTSSISVSDLRARLNWPDAFPDDQPSGEEGVIISTIHQSKGMEFDIVTILDARDDDGAPGEDSEAPAKTSAGEEASVGYVAITRAGGVLERMDGDAIHPPPRSRKFQGERQRLCHWRAGWVNLEMGLRGDLDPFGFVNPVLHDGAAGVESLQEFLLENARRLEGHKVMLCKQMAHGKALWNVHLQRGSSPDRLIGRTAHQLTYDLMRLLSEKGYSLPKTIMNLRIAGVGTVTSEAEFELEEPDRSSRLWLGVSLFGMGDFKPLRKKS, from the coding sequence TTGAGCACCGTCAAGGTCGTTGTCCGCAAATCCGGGCAGGTGATTGAAACGGTTGCGCGACCGCTCCGCGAGGCGGAAGGTGGACCCGCGGTTGTCTACCGCAGGAGGTTCTGGCGCTACGCTGCTGGTTCCATCGACTTGGACTCCCGGCCACTCGCACCTGACGAGGGCAATGGCCGTCCAGCCGGTTCCGCTCAGGAGGAGCGTTCCGAACCGCGCGCAGTGCCTGCAACGGACGATGCGGGGGACCGCGAGGCCATCCGCACCGCCAGCGCGGGCGTGCGCATGCTCGTGGAGGCAGGGCCTGGAACAGGCAAGACCGAAATGGCGGCGCAGCGGATCGCTGGGTTGATTCGTGCTGGATTGTCTCCGGGGCAGCTTCTGGTCTTGAGCTTCTCCAGAAGCGCGGTGAGAACCCTGACGCGACGGCTCTCTCGTGTTGCCGGTCCTGAGGACCGGGTGCTCGAGGAGCTCCGGCACGTCTCCATCCGGACCTTCGACTCGTGGGTCTTCCGGATGCTGCGGCTGCTTGGTGGTACGCCATCCGCTCTGCTTGCTCGCGAGCATGATGCGAACATTGCGGAACTCACGGCGCTGATTGCTGGGAGTCGTCGGGATGACGTGCGCGCCCTTGCCGGAGACCGACGCCACCTCATCGTAGATGAGTTCCAGGATTTGCCGGGCGTCCGGGGCGAGCTGGTGCTGGCGTTGCTGGAGCTGCTCGCCCCGCCAGGACACCCAGGCTGCGGCTTCACCATCCTCGGGGACCCCGCGCAGGCGATCTACGGCTTCGCCGCTCGTAACACAGCCGGTGCCGTCTTCCCTGGGCCTGCGGAGTATTGGAAACGCGTCCTGAGCGCCTACGGCGCAGGGCTGGATGTACGGACGCTTCGGCGGAACTATCGTGCCAATGCTCCGTTGGCAGGTCTCTCCGCGAAGCTCCGCGGAGTGTTGCTCGGCCCTCGACCTGACGAGGAGAAGCTTCGTGTCATCCGGGAATCCATTGCGGCCTTGCCTGCTCCGACGCAGCCCATCGGTCCGGACTGGATGTTGAATGGCGATGCCGGCAATCGTGCGGTACTCACGCGAACGAATGGTGAAGCACTTCGCGTCATGCAGAAGCTGTTCGGGAGCGAAGTCGAGGGTCCGATGATTCCCGTCCGCCTGCGGGCGGGCGGCCACGCGCTTCTACCTCCAGCATGGATCGCCACGTTGCTGCGACGGCTCCGGTCTCCAGAACCCACTCGCTCGCAGTTCACGAAGATCTATGCACACGTGACGGGGCAGGGAGACATGGCCACCCACCTGAAGTCCCTTCTCCCACCCGAGGATGTGGCTTGGGCCAGGCTCGCCCGTGCGAGCGGAGCGGCGGAGGACACGAGCTCCATCTCCGTGTCAGACCTGCGCGCACGCCTGAACTGGCCCGATGCCTTCCCCGACGACCAGCCGTCGGGCGAAGAGGGGGTCATCATCTCCACCATCCACCAGTCGAAGGGCATGGAGTTCGATATCGTCACGATCCTGGATGCGCGGGACGACGACGGCGCGCCGGGCGAAGACTCGGAGGCGCCAGCGAAAACCTCCGCTGGAGAGGAGGCCAGCGTCGGCTATGTCGCCATCACACGGGCCGGTGGGGTCCTGGAGCGGATGGACGGAGATGCGATCCACCCACCACCACGGAGCCGGAAGTTCCAGGGCGAGCGGCAACGGCTCTGTCACTGGCGAGCTGGATGGGTCAACCTCGAGATGGGGTTGAGGGGAGACCTCGACCCGTTCGGCTTCGTCAACCCGGTCCTTCACGACGGGGCTGCTGGCGTGGAGTCGCTACAGGAGTTCCTGTTGGAGAATGCGCGCCGCCTCGAAGGGCACAAAGTGATGCTGTGCAAGCAGATGGCGCATGGCAAGGCCCTCTGGAACGTGCACCTTCAGCGCGGGAGCTCGCCGGACCGGCTGATCGGCCGCACTGCGCACCAACTGACCTACGACCTGATGCGCCTGTTGAGCGAGAAGGGCTACTCTCTGCCGAAGACCATCATGAACCTGCGGATCGCTGGCGTCGGCACGGTCACTTCCGAGGCCGAGTTCGAGCTTGAAGAGCCTGACCGCTCCAGTCGGCTCTGGCTCGGCGTCAGTCTGTTCGGCATGGGCGATTTCAAGCCGCTCAGGAAGAAGAGCTGA
- a CDS encoding nuclease-related domain-containing DEAD/DEAH box helicase → MAILIPDVPKACPNSERYVYERLGRDLPPDWLVLHSLGLGNHEKKIWGEADIVVLSTLGIFTLEVKGGTVECADGVWSFGGDFAKYTKRESPWAQAMGALGAVRNHLCDKDPAFKEVLFGFGVAMPYTTFTVTGTEIIPEVLVDRRGFRQSLKTFVHALENYWKAECFQKHRRNYRGLTVAELRRARQLLRPDVETALSLGGYLTGLEDRLVQLTNEQIRASRRMVANPRTVVRGAAGTGKSVIAFERACQLSAEGHRVLYLCFNHLLASHVRAGIARVPRAERVEVHHVHALYRELIVRAGLLARLDAQDAHAQEFFQKRFPELAIEALCESIRDAWDVLVVDEAQDLLTPEHLDVFDLLVKDGLGRGRWHLFFDPKQNLYGRDVQAQVEERLAGGAPAFDDLYENCRNTRQVAVQASIISGTDLPVTGAPDGPETGIHYYSRPEEGLAALDALVRKLMDSDVRPNDLAILSTRRPDNSLLAGVNSLAGRRLVDPSDEAGLRLGGLLFSTMHSFKGLERQAVIAIDMDEIGGDAWSMLHYAGLSRARCLLHVFLPVSARKSYERQAQAFGRRLTVRGA, encoded by the coding sequence GTGGCGATCCTGATTCCCGATGTACCGAAGGCGTGTCCGAACAGCGAACGGTATGTCTACGAGCGCCTCGGGCGAGACCTTCCTCCTGATTGGCTCGTGCTGCACTCACTCGGGCTTGGGAATCACGAGAAGAAGATATGGGGTGAAGCGGACATCGTCGTTCTCTCCACCCTTGGCATCTTCACGTTGGAGGTGAAGGGCGGCACGGTCGAGTGTGCGGATGGCGTCTGGAGCTTCGGTGGAGACTTCGCGAAGTACACCAAGCGTGAGAGTCCCTGGGCTCAGGCGATGGGGGCGCTCGGGGCCGTCCGCAACCACCTCTGCGACAAGGACCCGGCGTTCAAGGAGGTCCTGTTCGGGTTCGGCGTCGCCATGCCCTACACGACGTTCACCGTGACCGGTACCGAGATCATTCCTGAGGTACTCGTCGACCGCAGGGGCTTCCGTCAGTCCCTGAAGACCTTCGTCCACGCGCTGGAGAACTACTGGAAGGCCGAATGCTTCCAGAAGCACAGACGCAACTACCGAGGACTCACGGTGGCGGAACTTCGCCGGGCGCGGCAACTCCTTCGCCCGGATGTGGAGACCGCCCTCAGTCTCGGAGGATATCTGACCGGACTTGAAGACCGGCTCGTTCAGCTCACGAATGAGCAGATTCGTGCATCACGCCGGATGGTCGCCAATCCTCGGACGGTCGTTCGCGGGGCCGCAGGGACAGGCAAGTCGGTCATTGCCTTCGAACGTGCCTGCCAACTGTCCGCGGAGGGCCATCGCGTCTTGTACTTGTGTTTCAACCACCTGCTGGCTTCACACGTCCGGGCCGGAATCGCGCGTGTTCCCCGCGCGGAGAGGGTAGAGGTCCACCACGTTCACGCGCTCTACCGAGAGCTGATCGTCCGGGCAGGGCTTCTCGCTCGTCTGGACGCCCAGGACGCGCACGCACAGGAGTTCTTCCAGAAGCGGTTTCCCGAACTCGCGATCGAAGCCCTCTGCGAGTCGATTCGAGACGCTTGGGATGTCCTCGTGGTCGACGAGGCCCAGGACCTGTTGACGCCCGAGCACCTCGACGTGTTCGACCTGCTGGTGAAAGATGGCCTGGGCCGGGGGCGTTGGCACCTGTTCTTCGATCCGAAGCAGAACCTCTATGGCCGCGACGTCCAGGCCCAGGTCGAGGAGCGGCTTGCTGGTGGTGCGCCCGCTTTTGACGACCTCTACGAGAACTGTCGCAACACCAGGCAGGTCGCGGTACAGGCGTCCATCATCTCCGGGACGGACCTGCCGGTGACCGGCGCACCCGACGGCCCGGAGACCGGGATTCATTACTACTCTCGCCCCGAGGAGGGGCTCGCTGCCCTGGATGCGCTGGTCCGCAAGCTGATGGACAGCGACGTCCGGCCCAACGACCTGGCGATTCTGTCGACCCGTCGGCCCGACAACTCGCTCCTGGCTGGAGTCAACTCACTCGCCGGCCGCCGGCTGGTGGACCCATCTGACGAGGCAGGACTGCGGCTTGGTGGGTTGCTCTTCAGCACGATGCATTCATTCAAGGGACTTGAACGTCAGGCGGTCATCGCAATCGACATGGATGAAATCGGGGGCGATGCATGGTCGATGCTCCACTATGCCGGGCTCTCGCGGGCACGCTGCCTGCTTCATGTCTTCCTGCCTGTCTCCGCGCGGAAGTCCTACGAGCGACAGGCTCAAGCCTTCGGCCGCCGGCTGACAGTCCGCGGGGCTTGA